Proteins from a single region of Flavobacterium sp. K5-23:
- a CDS encoding CopD family protein, whose translation MEYYNYLKSLHLIFVITWFAGLFYIVRLFVYQIEAADKPSPEKEILQKQYKIMTYRLWYIITWPSAVLASIFAFWMLFFTDAGAIWLQMPWMHVKLGFVFLLYLYHGKCQQIFTQLQNDEVKHTTTFMRLWNEGATIILFAVVFLVILKNAVNWIYGVVGIFLFSITIMLGFKFYKRIREKNSDQ comes from the coding sequence ATGGAATATTATAATTACTTAAAATCCCTGCACCTTATTTTTGTAATTACCTGGTTTGCCGGTTTGTTTTATATCGTACGCTTGTTTGTTTACCAAATTGAAGCTGCAGACAAACCTTCACCTGAAAAAGAAATATTACAAAAACAATACAAAATAATGACCTATCGCTTGTGGTATATCATCACTTGGCCTTCAGCGGTATTGGCAAGTATATTTGCTTTTTGGATGTTGTTTTTCACTGATGCTGGAGCAATATGGCTACAAATGCCCTGGATGCACGTAAAACTTGGATTTGTATTCTTGTTGTACTTATACCATGGAAAATGCCAGCAGATATTCACGCAATTACAAAATGACGAAGTAAAACACACAACTACTTTTATGCGATTGTGGAATGAAGGCGCAACAATAATTCTTTTTGCAGTAGTATTTTTAGTAATTTTAAAAAATGCCGTGAACTGGATTTACGGAGTTGTCGGGATATTTTTATTTTCGATAACTATAATGTTAGGGTTTAAATTTTACAAACGAATTCGTGAGAAAAATAGTGATCAGTAA
- a CDS encoding ATP-binding protein, translating to MIVLIVVASVLLATISIIQFKNEAKEYHQERLERKENAIKEHINYVLSTTTYPLTTENLDLIFKDKIHELAHIHNIEINIYGLDGQLLKSSKESFSVDKEAPPIPKYILKLVRSSIEKRYVDIKTIDGTKKRSSFSQIKDDKFKPLGVLNLPYLEDESFYQNELNNFLIRLGQVYSFMLIVAFALAYFLSSYITKSLKTISDRLNETSLNQKNKKIVLEASSKEINLLITAYNRMVDELEISAVKLAQSEREEAWREMAKQVAHEIKNPLTPMRLTVQSFERKFNPNDPEIMRKMKDYSETLIQQIDTMNAVASAFSNFASMPAQQNETLNVVDVVELALDIFNDELIIFKSESPEIISKIDRTQLIRIITNLVKNAIQSIPEEQENKVIFVTVNKESNNVLITVEDNGIGINPQDISRIFEPKFTTKSSGMGLGLGIIKNIIENYKGTITFDTELGKGTRFTVSLPITNS from the coding sequence ATGATCGTACTTATTGTGGTAGCATCTGTTTTGCTGGCCACCATATCGATTATTCAATTTAAAAACGAAGCCAAAGAATACCATCAGGAACGACTGGAACGCAAGGAAAACGCGATAAAAGAACATATTAATTATGTGCTTTCAACAACAACGTACCCGTTAACCACTGAGAATTTAGACCTTATTTTCAAGGATAAAATTCATGAACTGGCGCATATTCACAACATAGAGATAAATATTTATGGTCTGGATGGCCAACTTTTAAAATCCTCCAAAGAATCTTTCTCTGTTGACAAAGAAGCGCCTCCTATTCCAAAATACATTTTAAAACTCGTGCGTTCTTCAATAGAAAAACGATATGTTGATATTAAAACCATAGATGGAACGAAGAAAAGATCTTCTTTTAGCCAGATAAAAGATGATAAATTCAAGCCTTTGGGTGTTTTAAACCTGCCTTATCTGGAAGACGAAAGTTTTTATCAAAATGAGCTAAACAATTTCCTTATTCGATTAGGACAAGTGTATTCTTTTATGCTGATTGTCGCTTTTGCACTGGCCTATTTTCTTTCTTCCTATATAACAAAATCACTAAAAACGATTTCCGACAGGCTGAACGAAACAAGTTTGAATCAAAAGAACAAGAAAATTGTTTTGGAAGCCAGCAGTAAAGAAATTAATCTGTTGATTACCGCTTATAATCGAATGGTTGATGAACTAGAAATAAGCGCCGTAAAACTAGCCCAGAGTGAACGAGAAGAAGCTTGGCGCGAAATGGCCAAACAAGTGGCACACGAAATCAAAAACCCGCTTACTCCAATGCGTTTGACGGTACAGAGTTTCGAAAGAAAATTCAACCCGAATGATCCAGAAATAATGCGAAAAATGAAGGATTACTCAGAAACATTAATACAGCAAATTGACACAATGAATGCAGTTGCTTCTGCTTTTTCGAATTTTGCTTCCATGCCGGCCCAACAAAACGAAACACTGAATGTGGTAGATGTCGTTGAACTGGCATTAGACATTTTTAATGACGAACTTATCATTTTTAAAAGTGAATCACCAGAGATTATTTCGAAAATAGACCGTACCCAACTTATTCGTATCATTACAAATTTGGTCAAAAACGCTATTCAATCTATTCCCGAGGAACAGGAAAATAAGGTAATCTTTGTGACTGTAAACAAAGAGTCAAACAATGTATTGATTACTGTGGAAGACAACGGAATAGGAATAAACCCTCAGGATATAAGCCGAATATTCGAACCTAAATTTACCACCAAAAGCAGTGGAATGGGCTTAGGTCTAGGTATTATTAAAAATATTATTGAAAATTACAAAGGAACAATTACCTTTGATACTGAACTTGGAAAAGGAACTCGTTTTACGGTTAGCCTTCCAATAACTAACTCTTAA
- a CDS encoding integrase core domain-containing protein yields the protein MALENNQAPMIHHSDRGSQYIYNEYIALLKVSGCEISMALSGQDNAYAERINRTIKEEYIDHWKPKTFEQLKKDVDRAVEHYNNKRPHNNIGKLSPVDFENNWFNNPLFSKPIITIFDNDKLIEIGQL from the coding sequence ATGGCATTAGAAAACAATCAAGCTCCAATGATACACCACTCTGATAGAGGTAGTCAGTATATTTACAATGAATATATAGCTCTTCTCAAAGTGAGTGGATGCGAAATCAGCATGGCATTGTCAGGACAAGACAATGCTTATGCAGAAAGGATTAACAGAACAATAAAAGAAGAGTATATAGACCATTGGAAACCTAAAACATTTGAACAATTAAAAAAGGATGTAGATAGAGCAGTTGAACATTATAATAATAAGAGACCTCATAACAACATAGGGAAATTAAGCCCTGTTGATTTTGAAAATAATTGGTTCAATAATCCTCTTTTTTCTAAGCCTATTATTACTATTTTTGACAATGATAAATTAATAGAAATCGGTCAACTTTAA
- a CDS encoding enoyl-CoA hydratase/isomerase family protein — MNYENILIATENNITTITINRPTKLNALNKATILELHSAFETLEKSYDTRVIILTGSGEKAFVAGADIAEFAHFSIEEGVQLAAQGQEILFNFVENLKIPVIAAVNGFALGGGLELAMACHFRIASDNAKMGLPEVSLGVIPGYGGTQRLPQLIGKGRAMEMIMTAGMVTADEAYRTGLVNHVVPQAELLDYCNGIAQRIMKNSPLAITKAINAINANFKDGENGYETEIKAFGKCFGTGDFKEGTTAFLEKRKAVFTGE, encoded by the coding sequence ATGAACTACGAAAACATTTTAATCGCTACCGAAAATAACATTACAACCATAACTATAAATCGTCCTACTAAACTCAATGCATTAAACAAAGCAACGATATTAGAATTACACAGCGCCTTTGAAACTTTGGAGAAAAGTTACGATACGCGTGTAATTATTTTAACTGGTAGCGGAGAAAAAGCTTTTGTAGCTGGTGCTGATATCGCTGAATTTGCTCACTTTTCAATAGAAGAAGGAGTTCAATTAGCCGCACAAGGACAAGAAATATTATTCAACTTTGTTGAGAACTTAAAAATCCCTGTAATTGCGGCAGTGAATGGTTTCGCACTTGGAGGCGGATTAGAACTGGCTATGGCCTGTCATTTTAGAATCGCTTCTGACAATGCCAAAATGGGATTGCCGGAAGTTTCATTAGGAGTAATTCCTGGATATGGAGGAACCCAACGTTTACCACAATTGATAGGTAAAGGACGCGCTATGGAAATGATTATGACAGCCGGAATGGTAACTGCTGACGAAGCTTACAGGACAGGATTAGTAAACCACGTGGTTCCTCAAGCTGAACTTTTAGATTATTGTAATGGTATCGCTCAACGAATTATGAAAAACTCTCCTTTGGCCATTACTAAAGCCATCAACGCAATTAATGCTAATTTTAAAGACGGAGAAAACGGATATGAAACCGAAATAAAAGCATTCGGAAAATGTTTTGGTACCGGAGATTTCAAAGAAGGAACAACTGCCTTTTTAGAAAAAAGGAAAGCAGTGTTTACGGGAGAATAA